DNA sequence from the Alteribacter lacisalsi genome:
CTCCTCAAGCTTCTGATCCTTTACGTCGGCTTCCCCGAGTGACGGATCGTATTTTCCAAGGCGCGGTTCAATTATTTTTTCCGTAATCCATGTTCCGATAAACATGAGCATTAGAACGGAAAACAGCATAAAGTACCAGTTATCAACCGGGGTAACGAATGCTTCCGAACTGACATTGCTCGCAACCTCTGTAGAGATCCCGGCAAGTAGGGCATCCGTGCCGGTAATGATGACGTTAGCCGTAAATCCGGCACCTACACCTGCAAAACCGGCCGCAATCCCGGCAAGAGGGTGACGGCCAAGAGCGTAGAAGACCATCGCCGCAAGTGGCGGCACAATAACAAACGCAGCGTCTGAAGCGAGGTTACCGATAATACCTGTCGCAATGACGGCATATGTGACAAGACTTTTCGGTGCATTGAGAATCGTCTTTTTCATAAACGTTTCAATCAGACCGACTTTCTGTGCCAGCCCGATCCCGAACATCATCACAAGGACAAGTCCAAGAGGGGCAAAACCGGTAAAATTATCGAGCATTGAAGAAATGATGTACTCGATTCCTTCAGCGGATACCATGCTCTGGATCTGTTCCATTTCTCCAGTTTCCGGATGCTCAAAGCTCACATTGAAAAAACTGATAATCCATGAAATTCCGATAATACCAAGCGCCAGATAGACAAAAAGCATGAATGGATGGGGCAGTTTATTCCCGGCTCTCTCTACAAAATCAAGAAACCTGGAGAAAATGCCTGTTTTTTCGTTCGTGTTGTTTTCTGCAGCCAACAGCCTCACTCCTTTTTCAATATTGTTGTTTTCGGACAATGTCTTTAATCATTCCGTTATTAAGTAATTTATCATCTAATGATTGGTATGTAAACATTAAATTTTAATAATAGACTTATTTTTCTGACTACTTTAAGTCCCCATACCCTGTCGCAGAAAGATTTGAACGTAAAATCAAACCTGTTTTTTGAAGTGTTTTTGAATGAGGCTCGTTGGTGTGGAGAAAAGTGAATCTTGGGAAAATGCAGAAGCTGGTCAGGAGGTGTGTTTACAGACGAAGATCCGAACAGTGGCCAAGCGGCGAAAGTGAAACGCCGTTTTTTGTTCGGATCATCATCTTAATATTTTTGTGGTCCCAATCTCCGATTTTCATCAAGCGAGGTGAATTTATAAGCGAAAATCCTGGTTTATGAGCGGAGAATTGAATTTATAAGCTAAAACTTGAATTTATAAGCGAAAACCTGATTTTATAAGCAAATTCTCTATTTTATAAGCGAAATCAAATTTAAGCCCCATTTATCTAAATCAAAAATCCTTGGGAACCAGGCTTCGCCAGATCTGGTCCCTAAAGATCATCAAACCCGTTGTCTGCACCGACCTTGGTGTACTGGCGTGACTTCTGTTCAAAGAAATCAGTTTTGCCCGAATTAACATCTTCATAGATTTTAATCCAGCGCATCGGGTTTTTCCGGTGCCCTTCAAACGGCCTTTCCACACCGAGCTCGTTCACCCGCTTATTTGCCATGAACCGGATGTACTGTTCGAGATCATCCAGATTGATTCCCTCCACCGGTGTGCGGAACAGGTACCTGGCCCAGCCGATTTCAAGGTCGGCTGCTTTTTTAAACGTGTCCTGTACAAACCGGTGGTTTCTATCTGTGTTCAGCTCCGGGTATTCCGTGAGCAGTTCCTTAAAGATCCTGGCGAACAGATGCACATGGAGCTGCTCGTCCCTGTTAATGTAGTTGATCATCGTGGATGTGGAGACCATTTTCCCGTTTCTGGCCAGGTTATAGAAAAAGCTAAAGCCTGAGTAGAAATTCAGTCCTTCGAGAACCACATCATACACAATCGATTCCAGAAAAGTCTGTGGCGACGGATCCTGGATGAAGGCTTCATAGCCCTGTGCGATAAAATCGTTCCGCTCCCTCAGCACCTCATCATGCTTCCAGTATTCGAATATCTCGTCCTGTGTCTTTTTATCAGTAACGCTTGAGAGGACGTACGAATAGCTCTGGTTGTGCACCACTTCCTGAAAGGACAGCACCGTCATTAAGGCAGACAGGCTTGAATCGGTCAGGTAGCCGGCCACATGCTGGGAGTAGTCGGTCTGGATACTGTCAAGAAACGCCAGCAGGCCGATGATTTTATTGAACGCTTCTTTTTCATGAGGCGGCAGGGCCTCATACTGCCTGATGTCGGAGCTCATATTGATTTCAAACGGCGTCCAGAAATTGGCCAGCATATTTTTGTACATCGGATAAGCCCAGGAAAAGCGGGTGTCGTCCCAGTTCAGTACGTTGGAGCTTTCACCGTTTATGAGTCCGGTCGATGCGTTCGGCGCAGCCGGATCGTATAGTTTTCGTTTTTTCATAGAAGGGGATTGTTCGTTCATCTGTATCGCTCCTTTTTGTTGTGTCAAAAAGCCAGCCATTGTTCTCATGATTATCTGTTTCGAAAAGGTTGTTATACTATGACGCTGCAGGCGGACCCTTTCCGCGGGCAACGCCTCAGCCTCCTCAGGAAAAACGCCCTGCGGGGTCTTCGCCTGTTGCTTTTCCCGCCGGAGTCGGCGCCTTTCGCTCATAAATTATTCGGTCAATAGCAGCAATCATTAAGAACACTGCATTCCTAAGAAATTCAGCTTGAACAGCTCTCGCATTCGTCAAATTCACCAGAGGTCGACCGGACGTAATAGGTGGTTTTCAGGCCTTCCTTCCAGGCAGCCAGGTGAAGACCGAGCAGCTCTTTCGCCTGGATCGTGTTTTTCACATACAGGTTAAAAGAGATACCCTGATCGACCCAGCGCTGGCGGGCTCCGTTCTGTCTGATGCTCCAGTGCTGGTCTATGTCGTGGGCACGCTTGTAGAACCAGGTGGTTTCGCTGTTGAGATCCGGTGCCGTTACAGGAATCCGGTAGTTTTTCTTTTCCTCGGCATACTCCTTCCGGTAAATTGGGTCAATCGACGCGGTCGTCCCTGCCAAAATTGCAGTAGACGAGTTTGGCGCCACCGCCATCAAATACCCATTACGGAGACCGTTTCTTTTTACAAGGTCCGCCGTTTCAGCCCAGGCTCCGCCTTCATAGCCCCGTTTCGAAAAGTACGTACCGTCCTGCCATTCCGAACCTTCAAAAGCAGGATAGGTTCCTTTTTCCGCTGCGAGAGCCGCGCTAGCTCTGATCGTCAGTCCGGCGATTTTTTCGTAAAGCTCATAGGCAAAACTGACAGCCTCCTCGCTTTCCCAGCGAATCCCTTTCTTTGCGAGCAGGTGGTGCCACCCGTATGTGCCGAGGCCGATTCCCCGATAGGTTTGATTGGTGATCTGGGCCTGGGGCACCTCGAGACTGTTTATGTCGATCACGTTATCCAGCATTCTCACCTGGATCGGGACGAGCCGCTCAAGCACGTCAGCCGGCACCGCCTTTGCCAGGTTCACCGAGCTCAGGTTACAGACCACATAATCACCGGCCTGTTTTTCGATGATAATCGTGCCACCGTCCCCTGTTTCCTTTTTCACCGTTGTCGGGCTCATGTTCTGCATAATTTCCGTACACAGGTTGGAGCCGTAAATCATGCCCCGGTGACTGTTCGGGTTTTTCCGGTTCGCTTCATCTCTGTAAAACATATACGGTGTGCCGGTTTCAAGCTGTGCGATCATGACCCGCTTCATGAGGTCAATCGCTGGCACCGTTTCCCGGCTCAGCACCGGCTCGTTTACACACGCTTCGTACTTCTCGCGGAAGCTGCCGGCACCTTTTTCCTCGTCATAAAAGTCCTCCAGAGAGAAGCCCATCCGCTGCCTTACTTCGTGGGGATCAAACAGGTGCCACTCGCCTCTCTCGTCCACCTTTTCCATAAACAGATCCGGAAGAGAGATCCCGGTAAAAAGATCATGTGTACGCTGCCGCTCGTCCCCGTTGTTCAGTTTCGCATCAAGAAACGCGAAAATATCCTTGTGCCAAACATCAAGATAAACCGCGATCGCACCCTGCCGCTGTCCTAGCTGATCCACGCTTACCGCTGTGTTGTTCAGCTGCTTCATCCACGGCAGTACACCGGAGGAATTTCCTTTGAAGCCTTTAATCGACGAGCCGCGGGCCCGGATTTTCCCGAGGTAGATGCCGATGCCCCCCCCGTTTTTACTCAGCGTCGCAGCATCGGTCACGGAATCAAAAATTCCTCTCAGACTATCGTCCATCGTATCGATAAAACAGCTTGAGAGCTGGCCGTGGGTTTTGCCGGCGTTGGCAAGCGTCGGAGTGGCAACCGTCATATACAGGTTCGCCATCGCCCAGTACGCTTCTTTTACATAGTGGAGACGTCCATTCCTGTCCTCATCCTGCATCAACGTCATAGCGGTAATCATAAACCGTTCCTGAGGCAGTTCCACCTGCTCGTTCTGGTGGTTTTTCGCCAGATACCGGTCAATGAAGGTGTGGAGCCCTAGAAAGGTAAACTGGCGATCATAGTCAGGATCAAGCACTTTTGCAAGCTCCTGCATTTCCCCCATCAAGTACTTTTCAGTAAGCACCGGATCGTAAATGCCTTCCCCGGTCAGGTGTGTGACTGTTTCGGCAAAAGTGGCATAAATGTCTTCCACTTCGCAGAAACGATGCGCTGCGATTTTTTTATAGTAGTCTTTCAGGCGATAATGGGCAGCTACGTAGGTCCAGTCAGGCTCCTCACTGCTCAGGCGGTCGAGGGCCATCTGCTGCAGCTGCCCCGCTGTGTATGTACCTTCCTCCTCCGGCCATCCGGACCAGTTCAATTCCGTATACGTTTCCTGAATCGTCTGCTCTTTTACTTTTTCCATTACAGATCCCTCCTGTTTTTTCCATCGCTAGTTTCATAAGAAATTCCGCTGCAGTCGGACGCTTTCCACCTGCATCATTTCAGCCTCCTCGGGAGAGTTCCTGCTTCTTCCTCTGCCAGCATGCCCTTCGAAGCGATCTGTGTTGAAGCAACTCGAAGCGTTTTCGAGAAGCAAACGCTCGTCGCTGAAGTCGCCGCCTTCCGCTCCACTTTACACATTCAAAAAAGGCCCTTTCCGCGGGGGAAAGAGCCTTGTTCATATCAGCAGCAGGGATCTACAGCCGGCAGACAAACCGGTCCGGAGTATGTAAACAGAATGATTT
Encoded proteins:
- a CDS encoding AbgT family transporter, whose protein sequence is MLAAENNTNEKTGIFSRFLDFVERAGNKLPHPFMLFVYLALGIIGISWIISFFNVSFEHPETGEMEQIQSMVSAEGIEYIISSMLDNFTGFAPLGLVLVMMFGIGLAQKVGLIETFMKKTILNAPKSLVTYAVIATGIIGNLASDAAFVIVPPLAAMVFYALGRHPLAGIAAGFAGVGAGFTANVIITGTDALLAGISTEVASNVSSEAFVTPVDNWYFMLFSVLMLMFIGTWITEKIIEPRLGKYDPSLGEADVKDQKLEEITPEKNRGLRNAGIAGLVYLALVSLLIVPGNAILRGEDGEIVPSPFLENIVPIILFFFIVVAISYGLTVKAIERTRDIPEYMADAMKDMSGYIVLIFAASQFIAYFEWTNLGAFIAVSGAETLTNINFTGLPVIVAFILLAALLNMFIFSGSAQWVLMAPIFIPMFMALQYDPAFVQLAYRIADSSTNIITPLNPYVPMVLAFMKRYDKSAGFGTLFAIMLPYSLIFLTVWILILVVWTMIGLPIGPGVGMNL
- a CDS encoding ribonucleotide-diphosphate reductase subunit beta, producing MNEQSPSMKKRKLYDPAAPNASTGLINGESSNVLNWDDTRFSWAYPMYKNMLANFWTPFEINMSSDIRQYEALPPHEKEAFNKIIGLLAFLDSIQTDYSQHVAGYLTDSSLSALMTVLSFQEVVHNQSYSYVLSSVTDKKTQDEIFEYWKHDEVLRERNDFIAQGYEAFIQDPSPQTFLESIVYDVVLEGLNFYSGFSFFYNLARNGKMVSTSTMINYINRDEQLHVHLFARIFKELLTEYPELNTDRNHRFVQDTFKKAADLEIGWARYLFRTPVEGINLDDLEQYIRFMANKRVNELGVERPFEGHRKNPMRWIKIYEDVNSGKTDFFEQKSRQYTKVGADNGFDDL
- a CDS encoding ribonucleoside-diphosphate reductase subunit alpha; this encodes MEKVKEQTIQETYTELNWSGWPEEEGTYTAGQLQQMALDRLSSEEPDWTYVAAHYRLKDYYKKIAAHRFCEVEDIYATFAETVTHLTGEGIYDPVLTEKYLMGEMQELAKVLDPDYDRQFTFLGLHTFIDRYLAKNHQNEQVELPQERFMITAMTLMQDEDRNGRLHYVKEAYWAMANLYMTVATPTLANAGKTHGQLSSCFIDTMDDSLRGIFDSVTDAATLSKNGGGIGIYLGKIRARGSSIKGFKGNSSGVLPWMKQLNNTAVSVDQLGQRQGAIAVYLDVWHKDIFAFLDAKLNNGDERQRTHDLFTGISLPDLFMEKVDERGEWHLFDPHEVRQRMGFSLEDFYDEEKGAGSFREKYEACVNEPVLSRETVPAIDLMKRVMIAQLETGTPYMFYRDEANRKNPNSHRGMIYGSNLCTEIMQNMSPTTVKKETGDGGTIIIEKQAGDYVVCNLSSVNLAKAVPADVLERLVPIQVRMLDNVIDINSLEVPQAQITNQTYRGIGLGTYGWHHLLAKKGIRWESEEAVSFAYELYEKIAGLTIRASAALAAEKGTYPAFEGSEWQDGTYFSKRGYEGGAWAETADLVKRNGLRNGYLMAVAPNSSTAILAGTTASIDPIYRKEYAEEKKNYRIPVTAPDLNSETTWFYKRAHDIDQHWSIRQNGARQRWVDQGISFNLYVKNTIQAKELLGLHLAAWKEGLKTTYYVRSTSGEFDECESCSS